A window of Juglans regia cultivar Chandler unplaced genomic scaffold, Walnut 2.0 Scaffold_649, whole genome shotgun sequence genomic DNA:
gccaaaataaaatccCATCTTGCAAAAGTGTCCCCGGATGAACTGTGTCGCGGCTATAGTGCCGTACTACAGTAAATCGGCTActgtaaccctaaccctagttcaataaaataataactttcccaacatgcccttgcataggcccccttaagtgcttcccataataatctcaattattccaaattaataaaataagttctttaaatgaattaaataagttgaaacccttcaagagcgcaaagcctttaagtcttgtcgttgccctcttccatagctgatcaaatgaattaaaactggatcttcatccttcaagccctaTCTTCATccacttgtcccaagtggattgcatcaatccttgcattgccttctttatcttcttggcccatctggaagttgcaaatgatctttaagactggGCCCATCTTGGCTCCCATCACGTTTATACCCTTTTCTCTCTACGGAATAGGGTTTTTTGCTGCCGCAAGGTTTTTGGCCTTtacgtgaggctgcatggcagccgaAGATGGTGGCACCGGTCGGCCTTCCTTTACTAACTTGGTGGCTGTCGTCCCTCAACCCATACTTGAGATGGTCCTTGCACCCGGACCTCTGAAGATGGTGGAAGGAGAGGTTTATTTCCAGTTTACCAAAGAAGAGATTGCACGGTCAGCGGAGCCATTCCGCTATTCTGTCGTGCTCAAGTTCTTGAAGAACCGACCTTTGTTGGATGCTATGAGGGCATTCATTCACAGTCTATGGGGCCTTACGGCCATTCCAGTAGTATCTTCCATGAGGAGACCTCATAACGTCTTCGTACATATGGCTAATGAAGCCGACTTTACCAAGGCATTATCACGGGAGGTCTGTGAGATTAATGGGATCTTTTACCATGCATTCAGATGGTCACCGGATTTCAATGAGGATGCAGAGCCTTCTAGGGTCCCGATATGGGTTTCTTTACAGGGTCTccctccaaacttttatcaagaacCTTTCTTGAATATCCTTATGGGGCCCAATGGAACGTTTATTCGTCGTGATAATCCGACTCGTTGCACTACAAGAACGGATGGAGCAAGATTATATGTGGAAGTTGATGCTGCAAAACCTCCTCTGActcatttctggattggagcGTCGGGGTTGTCCTCGAGTCGAAAGCAAGAAATCGTTTATGATACGCTCCCTGCATATTGTTCTTCTTGTAATATGCAGGGTCATAACACGCGGACGTGTAATCTTGGAAAAGCTGGGAAGAATGGTGGAAGAAAAGTGGGTAGAAAAGGCCACTCGGAGACAAAGATTCTGATAAATGATCAGGGGTAGAGCAAAATGATTCTGATAATGTGGAAGTGCCCCCGCTTGTTATTGTGGAAAATACTGTTGTTGTTGAAAATTTTATGGGGATGGAAATGGAAACAGATGATGCCGGGGTGgatgtgacgcccgcaaattccgctttggatcggacggacatttgaagcgtcgagacatgcaacacaaggttacctgcccccgttcatgacatataagatgcaatattcctaacatgcatctagcattatgcaatattcgcagcggataatttttctttttagcaatactatgcaccaaaccgaaatatcccaaatacttaaaacatacttcatacataatgacatactaaacaactgagatcacaatattaatccatatggttgtgatcaaaagagtgatggagattgaactctacaaatacaagtagtaatctgaggtaactactgtattaacacctacatcgcatcgtcgcttagtcgaccatttccagttggtcgattcccgattctccttcagatcctgtaacaaaatctaccattcggggggaatggtagttgggactaccacagtgagatttgattacaaatctcagcaagttaacaggaaacttccacacaggttaatgatgcatgcatggcagtaaaagcatgaatgcataatcaaatcataagtaatcatagcataacttgacatacaacataacataactggcataacttaaactgaaactgaagcttagcatgaacgtgacttgaaacataacatggacttgaaacataacatgaacgtgaacatgcataatttgaacttgaacttgagcatgacataacataaatgtgaacttggaacataacgtaaacgtgaacataacataacatgaacttggaacatattcttgtctcatgggattaccatgattgcgtgaacgtaaacttgaacataacataacgtgaaacatgacttgaacttggaatcttattcaatagacttaatcattaacatgaccatatgggtgctacacaggtccccttgagccgtgtgtccctgccgattaccgcatcacatcacaggtttctataccagctgtgagtgcgttaatacgtactccacagttgttgtggccccacgtattctacgtgtcacaattgctgtgtctcacgtagtgtatgctccacagttgttgtggccccatacttcatgctccacagttgttgtggccccatgacttatctgtttgtgccacacttgctgtggacacacataacataatgtgtggcaccatcggcgttagtgcctggcgcgctccggtgaccagctaattaggccccattcgcaacctgttgactgtacttcgtcaacccagggaatttcacacctatttagacactccagcgtgaacaaaggagttccactaggatattaccccatcctagcgcttagggtcgtgattgacatgaatgacttaactggcagacatgacatttcgtaacgtgacgtaacatgaacgtgacataaaagacagaaatcttgacgtaacataacgtgacatgaacgtaggacgacagacatgacatacttcgagacataaatgtaacagagaacatttcataacatggcatacatgtaacatgcaacatttcgtaacatggcataccatataacagacaacatttcttaacgtggcgtaacatgtgacaatgaatattacatgacaagaaatacatgtaacagatggcatacttaacttaacatgacatacttgcaatgtatagcatgtatagcaatacgtgacagaatatcttgtgtaacagatgaataattcatgacagaataaattctgtgtaacagataaatatgtaatgacttggcatggcacatatgataacatgcatacatacaatttagttcccttacttatcacacatacacattaaat
This region includes:
- the LOC118346064 gene encoding uncharacterized protein LOC118346064, with the translated sequence MAAEDGGTGRPSFTNLVAVVPQPILEMVLAPGPLKMVEGEVYFQFTKEEIARSAEPFRYSVVLKFLKNRPLLDAMRAFIHSLWGLTAIPVVSSMRRPHNVFVHMANEADFTKALSREVCEINGIFYHAFRWSPDFNEDAEPSRVPIWVSLQGLPPNFYQEPFLNILMGPNGTFIRRDNPTRCTTRTDGARLYVEVDAAKPPLTHFWIGASGLSSSRKQEIVYDTLPAYCSSCNMQGHNTRTCNLGKAGKNGGRKVGRKGHSETKILINDQG